In Bosea vestrisii, the following are encoded in one genomic region:
- a CDS encoding amino acid ABC transporter ATP-binding protein, whose product MPAVLIEDVHKSYGSLEVLKGVSLDVEPGQVVALIGRSGSGKSTLLRCVNGLEAFQSGRIEVAGHAVDQDQKRLRELRKDVGIVFQSYNLFPHLTVGQNIMLSPRITKNVPQAEALALAKDVLAQVGLSDKFDSYPDNLSGGQQQRVAIARSLAMKPKVMLFDEVTSALDPELTGEVLLVMEKLARDGMTMLLVTHEMNFARTVANTTVFMHQGKIWESGRSAQLFAEPQTPELRNFVGAGRH is encoded by the coding sequence ATGCCAGCCGTCCTCATTGAAGACGTCCACAAGAGCTACGGTTCGCTCGAGGTCCTGAAAGGCGTCTCGCTCGACGTCGAGCCCGGCCAGGTCGTCGCGCTCATCGGCCGCTCGGGCTCCGGCAAGTCGACCTTGCTGCGTTGCGTCAACGGGCTCGAAGCCTTCCAGTCGGGGCGCATTGAGGTTGCCGGCCATGCGGTCGACCAGGATCAGAAACGGCTGCGCGAGCTGCGCAAGGACGTCGGCATCGTCTTCCAGAGCTACAACCTGTTCCCGCACCTGACAGTCGGCCAGAACATCATGCTCTCGCCGCGCATTACCAAGAACGTGCCGCAGGCGGAGGCGCTAGCGCTGGCGAAGGACGTGCTCGCCCAGGTCGGGCTTTCCGACAAGTTCGACAGCTACCCGGACAATCTCTCCGGCGGCCAGCAACAGCGTGTCGCGATCGCCCGCTCGCTGGCAATGAAGCCGAAGGTGATGCTGTTCGACGAGGTCACCTCCGCGCTCGACCCGGAGCTGACCGGCGAAGTGTTGCTGGTGATGGAGAAACTCGCGCGCGACGGCATGACCATGCTGCTCGTCACCCACGAGATGAATTTCGCTCGCACGGTCGCCAACACCACGGTGTTCATGCATCAGGGCAAGATCTGGGAGAGTGGCCGTTCGGCGCAGCTCTTTGCCGAACCGCAGACGCCCGAGCTGCGCAACTTCGTCGGTGCAGGCAGGCACTGA
- a CDS encoding AMP-binding protein translates to MTSFNDDGFVSLLTTRAAAEPDSVYARFCGKPVTYAGLERRSAAFAAHLRARGIKPGDRVAVMMRNSIATIAVVFGLARAGVAWVPVNAQQRGEGLRYLLTHSQPRLVVADAELAPQIAEAMGSEPELPQLLHAPGGGLDGVLARNERFDEPAPAADAVFAIMYTSGTTGRPKGVIVSHRMLRLAAESVARLSDARPADAFFVWEPLYHIGGAQLLPLPMISGITLAMVERFSASRFWDQVRDEGASHIHYLGGILQILLKQPPSPRDREHGVRIAWGGGCPPDIWPQFRDRFGIDIRECYGMTEASSLTTCNVTGVPGSVGRPLPWFTVKLLGTDGRPVATGERGEIVVETSIPGAIFPGYLDNPEATTKALREDGFHTGDLGSFDADGNLYFHGRMTDSVRCRGENVSAWEVEHVAAEYEAVEDCAMIGVAADVGEQDIKLFVKPRDGIVIDPHALSGWLGLRLAPYQNPRYIAVVDEFERTASQRIMKHKLSPRLDDCWDRAAMAARL, encoded by the coding sequence ATGACCTCCTTCAACGACGACGGCTTCGTGAGCCTTCTGACCACGCGTGCTGCCGCTGAGCCAGACAGCGTCTATGCGCGCTTCTGCGGCAAGCCCGTGACCTATGCCGGGCTCGAACGCCGCTCGGCCGCCTTCGCCGCGCATCTCAGGGCGCGCGGCATCAAGCCTGGCGACAGGGTCGCCGTGATGATGCGCAATTCGATCGCCACGATCGCGGTGGTGTTCGGCTTGGCGCGCGCTGGCGTCGCGTGGGTGCCGGTCAACGCGCAGCAGCGCGGCGAGGGGCTGCGTTACCTGTTGACGCACTCGCAGCCGCGGCTCGTCGTCGCCGATGCGGAGCTGGCGCCGCAGATCGCCGAGGCGATGGGTTCGGAGCCGGAGCTGCCACAGCTATTGCATGCGCCGGGCGGCGGGCTCGACGGTGTTCTGGCCCGCAACGAGCGCTTCGACGAGCCGGCGCCGGCCGCCGACGCGGTCTTCGCCATCATGTACACATCGGGCACCACCGGCCGGCCGAAGGGTGTGATCGTCTCACATCGCATGCTCCGGCTCGCGGCGGAGAGCGTCGCGCGGCTGTCCGATGCGAGACCAGCGGATGCCTTCTTCGTCTGGGAGCCGCTCTACCATATCGGCGGCGCTCAACTCCTGCCGCTACCGATGATCAGCGGCATCACGCTCGCCATGGTCGAGCGCTTCAGCGCCAGCCGCTTCTGGGATCAGGTCAGGGATGAAGGCGCCAGTCATATCCACTATCTCGGCGGCATCCTGCAGATCCTGCTGAAGCAACCGCCGTCGCCGCGTGATCGCGAGCATGGCGTGCGCATCGCCTGGGGCGGCGGCTGTCCGCCCGACATCTGGCCGCAGTTCCGCGACCGCTTCGGCATCGATATCCGCGAATGCTACGGCATGACCGAGGCCTCCAGCCTCACGACCTGCAATGTGACCGGCGTGCCGGGCTCGGTCGGCCGGCCGTTGCCCTGGTTCACAGTGAAGCTCCTGGGTACCGACGGCAGGCCGGTGGCCACTGGCGAGCGCGGCGAGATCGTGGTCGAGACCAGCATCCCCGGTGCGATCTTCCCCGGCTATCTCGACAACCCGGAGGCGACGACGAAGGCCCTGCGCGAAGACGGATTCCACACCGGCGACCTCGGCTCCTTTGATGCCGACGGCAATCTCTATTTCCACGGCCGGATGACCGACAGCGTGCGCTGCCGGGGCGAGAATGTCTCGGCCTGGGAGGTCGAGCACGTCGCTGCCGAATACGAGGCGGTCGAGGATTGCGCGATGATCGGCGTCGCTGCCGATGTCGGCGAGCAGGACATCAAGCTTTTCGTCAAGCCGCGCGACGGCATCGTCATCGATCCCCACGCGCTCTCCGGCTGGCTCGGCCTGCGCCTCGCGCCCTACCAGAACCCGCGCTACATCGCCGTCGTCGACGAATTCGAGCGCACGGCGAGCCAGCGCATCATGAAGCACAAGCTCTCGCCCCGGCTCGATGATTGCTGGGACCGGGCGGCGATGGCGGCGAGGCTCTGA